The sequence CATCTAAAAAGGAATGAAGAAACATCCCGATAAAACCAAAGTCTCTAAAAAACTCAACAACTGCATCAACCATGTGTGTGACTCCTCAAGTAATCAGACATAATCTAACTAAGCTCTCAATTAAAAAAAAAAATCACTTCTTTTTACCTATTTTATTGTAATTTTAACAAGACTACTACTATTTGTTTCATTTTTTAAAAAATTTTTACAATGTAAATGGTTTAATTTAATCGGAATTTGTCATTTGGTCATACTAAAAAAGGAACAATTATAGTGGGGGCCATAACATGCCAGAGCTACCTGAGATGGAAAACTACCGTCAATTATTAGAGCAAAAATTAAAAAACCGATGGATTACGCATGTAGAAATCAACCGGGAGAAATCAATCAATGTAGCACCTGAAATTTTTTCAAAGCTTGTGCTGCAGTCCAAAGTCGTCCATATTGAAAGAAGAGCCAAACATCTTCTATTTCATTTAAATAATAACCATGTACTCCTTCTCCATCTAATGCTAGGAGGGTGGATGTTTTTTGGCAGGGAAGAGGAGAAGCCAGACCGTACGATTCAAGTCCGTTTATCCTTTGGACAGCATCATCTCTATTTTATCGGATTACGGTTAGGCTATCTTCATTTATTAACGAATTCAGAGGCAGACAAGGAGCTTTCTGATTTAGGACCTGAGCCGCTAACAGATGCATTTACCTTTTCACTGTTTCAAAAGTTAATTGAAAATAGGCGAGGGCGGCTGAAAACCAAATTAGTCGACCAATCCTTCCTCTCTGGAATCGGAAATTGTTATTCCGATGAGATTTGTTATCTGGCAAAGCTGCTGCCAACGCGTGATTTAAAGGATCTGAATCTAAATCAAACTTCTGAGCTTTACCATTCAATCCGTTTTGTTTTAACCGATGCACTACGGCAAGGGGGATATATGGACCAGCCTTTATTTAAAGGAGATGGAGGAACAGGCCATTTTCAAAGTAAAGTGTATGACAGGGAAGGCGGTACATGCGGGAGATGTGGATCAATTATTATTAAAGAGATGATTTCATCGAGAAAGACTTTCTTTTGCAGAGGTTGCCAGAAATGAAATGGGGAAGATCCTTATGAAGTTTGGATGTCATATCAGTATCCGCAATGGTTATTTAGCTGCTGCTCAACATGCAGTTGAATTGAATGCATCGGCCTATCAGTTTTTTCCGAAAAACCCAAGAAGTTTATCAGTAAAAGAGTTTGATTCAATCGATGCGCAAAGCTGCAAAGAGTTTTGCAGCGCTCATAATCTTGTCTCGATTTCCCATACGCCATATCCCACAAGTTTGACTCCAACTTCTGATAAAAAAGAGGCTGTAATTGAATCTTTATTAAATGATCTGGCGATTTCCGAAGCATGCGGCGCCATCGGGGTGGTCGTTCATTTTGCCAGTCGTGTCCACCAAAATGAACCATTAGCCAGTTATCAGCTGATGATTGAGATGCTTAATACGATT is a genomic window of Bacillus oleivorans containing:
- a CDS encoding Fpg/Nei family DNA glycosylase, which codes for MPELPEMENYRQLLEQKLKNRWITHVEINREKSINVAPEIFSKLVLQSKVVHIERRAKHLLFHLNNNHVLLLHLMLGGWMFFGREEEKPDRTIQVRLSFGQHHLYFIGLRLGYLHLLTNSEADKELSDLGPEPLTDAFTFSLFQKLIENRRGRLKTKLVDQSFLSGIGNCYSDEICYLAKLLPTRDLKDLNLNQTSELYHSIRFVLTDALRQGGYMDQPLFKGDGGTGHFQSKVYDREGGTCGRCGSIIIKEMISSRKTFFCRGCQK